A single Ignavibacteriales bacterium DNA region contains:
- a CDS encoding sigma-70 family RNA polymerase sigma factor, whose amino-acid sequence MSKTYNSQDPLYADFEREAVPHMDALHNFALRLTGDEDDANDLLQETYLRAFRFFDKFEKGTNCKAWLFRIMKNSYINAYQKKKKTPVQLDYEEVEKYYENVKPSNPDEAHLTADTFENLLDDEVSQAIAKLPEDFRTVIILTDIEGFTYEEVAEFVDCPIGTVRSRLHRARKMLYTELQDYAQEKGYLSSDERMA is encoded by the coding sequence ATGAGCAAAACGTATAATAGTCAGGACCCTCTTTACGCTGACTTTGAGCGTGAGGCAGTGCCCCACATGGATGCACTCCATAATTTCGCCCTGCGGCTTACCGGCGATGAGGATGACGCAAACGACCTTCTTCAGGAAACCTACCTGAGAGCATTCCGTTTCTTTGATAAATTCGAGAAAGGAACCAACTGCAAGGCATGGTTGTTTCGCATAATGAAGAACTCGTACATCAATGCCTACCAGAAAAAGAAGAAAACCCCGGTACAGCTCGATTACGAGGAAGTAGAAAAATATTATGAGAATGTTAAACCATCCAATCCTGATGAAGCTCACCTTACAGCAGATACATTTGAGAATCTCCTCGATGATGAAGTTTCCCAGGCAATTGCAAAACTGCCGGAGGATTTCAGAACAGTGATTATACTCACTGATATTGAAGGATTTACCTATGAGGAAGTCGCGGAATTTGTTGACTGCCCTATAGGCACCGTACGCTCCCGGCTGCACCGCGCGCGCAAAATGCTTTATACAGAGCTGCAAGATTACGCTCAGGAAAAAGGTTATCTCAGCAGTGATGAGAGGATGGCTTGA
- a CDS encoding succinate dehydrogenase/fumarate reductase iron-sulfur subunit has protein sequence MKITLKVWRQKNAQSEGKFETYPAPEISPDMSFLEMLDVVNERLIEKNEEPIAFDHDCREGICGSCSLYINGRAHGPKKGVTACQLHMRSFNDGETIHVEPWRAKPFPVIKDLVVDRTAFDRIMEAGGFISVKTGSAPDGNAILIPHDQAEMAIDAAACIGCGACVAACKNASAMLFVSAKVSQFTLLPQGHPERETRVTNMIAQMDKEGFGSCTNTGACEAECPKEISITNIARLNREFIRASVL, from the coding sequence ATGAAAATAACCTTAAAAGTATGGCGTCAGAAAAACGCGCAGAGTGAAGGCAAGTTTGAAACCTATCCGGCACCTGAGATATCCCCTGATATGTCTTTCCTTGAGATGCTTGATGTGGTGAACGAACGCCTGATCGAAAAAAATGAAGAACCGATAGCATTTGACCATGACTGCCGTGAGGGCATCTGCGGAAGCTGCAGTTTGTATATCAACGGCCGGGCTCACGGTCCTAAGAAAGGTGTGACTGCCTGCCAGCTTCATATGAGGTCGTTTAATGACGGCGAAACTATTCATGTTGAACCCTGGAGAGCTAAACCTTTCCCGGTCATTAAAGATCTGGTGGTTGACCGCACAGCATTCGACCGCATCATGGAAGCGGGGGGATTCATCTCCGTTAAAACCGGCTCAGCCCCTGACGGAAATGCAATCCTTATTCCTCATGACCAGGCGGAAATGGCGATTGATGCAGCGGCATGCATCGGATGCGGCGCTTGCGTTGCTGCCTGCAAAAATGCCTCGGCTATGCTCTTTGTTTCAGCAAAGGTATCACAGTTCACACTTCTACCGCAGGGGCATCCCGAACGTGAAACCCGTGTGACTAACATGATTGCGCAGATGGATAAAGAAGGATTCGGTTCATGTACCAACACCGGTGCCTGTGAAGCTGAATGCCCGAAGGAAATCTCCATCACCAATATCGCCCGTCTGAACAGAGAATTCATAAGGGCAAGCGTTCTCTAA
- the obgE gene encoding GTPase ObgE, giving the protein MFVDYAEVFVKSGDGGDGAVAFRREKYVPKGGPAGGNGGDGGSVYIIADANLSTLLDFRYQKRYIARKGDNGANALRDGRYGQDIFVKVPVGTVVKDKDTGETLCDFTGAGQKFLAAKGGRGGKGNSNFATAVHQTPRYAENGKPGEERNLIFELKLIADIGLVGFPNAGKSTLISVISEAKPKIADYPFTTLEPNLGIVRYKDFNSFTVADIPGIIAGAHEGKGLGLQFLRHIERTRILLFLIDASSETHEQDYDTLLNELELYSSSLAAKKKIIAISKCDIIEESEWSKLQQKKFRDYDEKVYVISSAAGFGIQEILDKCWQEISSEKEKLID; this is encoded by the coding sequence TTGTTTGTTGATTACGCAGAAGTATTCGTAAAATCAGGCGATGGCGGCGACGGCGCAGTTGCATTTCGCAGGGAGAAATATGTGCCCAAAGGCGGACCGGCCGGCGGCAACGGCGGAGACGGCGGCAGCGTATATATTATCGCGGATGCTAATCTGAGCACATTGCTTGATTTCCGCTACCAGAAACGATATATAGCCCGGAAAGGGGATAACGGAGCGAACGCACTCCGTGACGGAAGATACGGCCAGGATATCTTTGTAAAGGTTCCGGTCGGCACTGTGGTGAAAGATAAAGATACGGGTGAAACGCTCTGTGATTTTACGGGTGCGGGACAGAAATTTTTAGCGGCAAAAGGGGGGCGCGGCGGAAAGGGAAACAGCAATTTTGCAACCGCGGTGCATCAGACACCCCGGTATGCTGAAAACGGAAAACCGGGGGAAGAGAGAAATCTCATTTTTGAACTGAAACTGATTGCTGATATCGGGCTGGTTGGTTTCCCGAACGCGGGGAAGTCAACACTAATCTCCGTTATATCAGAAGCGAAGCCAAAGATTGCAGATTATCCGTTTACAACACTTGAACCGAATCTCGGAATTGTACGATATAAAGATTTTAACAGTTTTACCGTGGCTGATATACCGGGAATTATTGCCGGTGCGCATGAAGGCAAAGGGCTTGGCCTGCAGTTTCTGCGCCACATTGAGCGGACAAGAATTCTGCTCTTTCTGATTGATGCTTCATCGGAGACACATGAGCAGGATTATGATACTCTGCTGAATGAACTGGAACTCTACAGTTCTTCGCTTGCGGCAAAGAAAAAGATTATTGCCATCAGCAAGTGTGACATAATCGAAGAAAGCGAATGGTCTAAGCTTCAGCAGAAAAAGTTCAGAGATTATGACGAAAAAGTATACGTGATATCTTCAGCAGCAGGATTTGGTATTCAGGAAATTCTTGATAAATGCTGGCAGGAAATATCATCCGAAAAAGAAAAATTAATTGACTGA
- a CDS encoding peptidase M14 has translation MKHILFIFFVTVFAMKAHAQNFANDLYHAYGNYLERSIQTRRFPPDDYMKLMEQFVQSGLLSKENLGRSVSGRELNLYRWGRGETRIFLWSQMHGDEATASLALLDIFHFLADTHSFRHDRQIMHDAVSLYILPLVNPDGADDFTRRNSIAIDLNRDALRLTTPEARILMETYLRLKPHYAFNLHDQQPRYSAGNSHNVAAISFLAPAPDQEKTITPNRLLAMKAISGMTEVLNKIIPGHTAKYDDTFEPRAFGDNFQKLGGATILIESGGWPGDPEKQFIRKLNFIIMLEAFHRISRGGVELLSTELYDALPFNDTRLFDVIYRNCSYLVDGQRFTVDIAVNRYESVQPDGKLMGYSEVEEIGDLSVFYGMEEYDFNGYEITAGSLPEKLYSLQELTPEVVSGLHKQGFHTVRTNARKLGGNFSKLGVNLILNSERELPDRLMLNRNASFVVRKDSKPIYLVINGYLLYPSTGAGFVRNGTIIK, from the coding sequence TAACGGTGTTTGCAATGAAAGCTCATGCGCAGAATTTCGCCAATGATCTCTATCATGCTTACGGTAATTATCTGGAACGGTCAATCCAGACCAGACGCTTCCCTCCGGATGATTATATGAAACTGATGGAACAGTTTGTTCAGTCCGGACTTCTCTCAAAAGAGAATCTTGGCAGATCAGTCTCAGGCAGGGAGCTAAACCTCTACCGCTGGGGCAGGGGGGAGACCCGCATCTTCCTCTGGTCACAGATGCACGGGGATGAAGCAACCGCCTCGCTTGCGCTGCTGGATATATTTCACTTTCTTGCCGATACACACTCCTTCCGGCACGACAGGCAGATAATGCACGATGCTGTTTCCCTGTATATACTCCCGCTGGTGAACCCTGACGGCGCTGATGATTTCACCCGGCGCAACAGCATTGCCATTGATCTTAACCGGGATGCTCTCAGGCTCACTACCCCTGAAGCCAGAATCCTGATGGAGACCTATCTCCGGCTAAAGCCCCATTACGCTTTTAATCTTCATGATCAGCAGCCGCGGTACTCCGCAGGCAACTCGCATAACGTGGCAGCTATTTCATTTCTGGCCCCTGCACCCGATCAGGAAAAAACCATTACCCCGAACCGCCTCCTGGCTATGAAGGCAATTTCAGGAATGACGGAGGTTCTTAATAAAATCATCCCCGGCCATACAGCTAAATATGATGATACCTTTGAACCACGGGCATTTGGTGATAATTTCCAGAAACTCGGCGGCGCGACCATTCTTATTGAATCAGGAGGCTGGCCCGGTGACCCCGAAAAGCAGTTCATCCGTAAGCTCAATTTTATCATCATGCTCGAGGCTTTTCACAGAATAAGCCGCGGTGGTGTTGAGCTCCTTTCAACAGAGCTCTATGACGCACTCCCCTTTAACGATACCCGTCTGTTTGATGTTATCTACCGAAACTGTTCCTATCTGGTTGATGGTCAGCGTTTTACCGTTGATATTGCCGTTAACCGCTATGAATCCGTTCAGCCCGATGGTAAACTGATGGGTTATTCTGAAGTTGAAGAAATCGGCGACCTTTCCGTGTTTTACGGGATGGAAGAGTATGACTTCAACGGCTATGAAATTACCGCGGGGTCTTTGCCCGAAAAGCTTTACTCTCTCCAGGAACTCACCCCCGAGGTTGTTTCCGGATTGCACAAGCAGGGTTTTCACACAGTTCGAACAAATGCCAGGAAACTTGGCGGGAATTTTAGTAAATTAGGAGTTAATCTTATACTGAATTCCGAAAGAGAGCTTCCTGACCGGCTGATGCTGAACAGGAATGCAAGTTTTGTGGTCCGGAAGGACTCAAAACCTATTTACCTGGTTATTAACGGATACCTTCTCTATCCCTCAACGGGAGCCGGCTTTGTAAGAAATGGTACTATCATCAAATAA
- a CDS encoding universal stress protein, protein MVTISNILLSTDFSDFSLSAADYAVTLAKQNNASLHLLHVIEKTPPILAIRSLDLSEDAIMKSILSEAQENLDRVVKKLESESGLTIKASVVRGIDYQEIVDYSADNNIDMIVIATHGRTGLLHTLIGSVAEKVIRYSKVPVLVVTPGESKS, encoded by the coding sequence ATGGTAACTATTTCCAACATTCTCCTTTCAACTGATTTTAGTGATTTTTCACTCTCGGCTGCAGACTATGCCGTAACCCTTGCAAAGCAGAATAATGCATCTCTGCACCTGCTGCACGTAATTGAGAAAACCCCGCCAATTCTGGCAATCCGCTCCCTTGATCTTTCCGAAGATGCCATCATGAAAAGCATCCTTTCAGAAGCACAGGAAAACCTTGACCGGGTGGTTAAGAAGCTGGAATCTGAATCAGGCCTGACTATTAAAGCGTCAGTAGTCCGCGGGATTGACTATCAGGAAATTGTTGACTATTCGGCTGATAATAACATTGATATGATAGTTATAGCCACACATGGCAGAACCGGTCTTCTGCATACCCTGATCGGTTCGGTAGCTGAAAAAGTAATCCGATATTCTAAAGTGCCGGTTTTGGTGGTAACACCGGGAGAGTCAAAATCCTGA
- a CDS encoding T9SS type A sorting domain-containing protein: MYHLLVLLIFAALSIFDHTLAQPEAFSNRITIVFPYFEPVNPAIVTSGNWDFTPMTKLSSNTYSFEAQQLNVGEPFMFYARYTLPPFNSGQPYYVSTKEAGLSRIIYAKVYVNDVLLSNSFVQSDGNIHYKFSSNGSIMPVDDTGQSIVNDRIPPEVHWPFYKIHYPNNPSHSNPDINQVVAWATVITDNNYDMPVKVEIDYLRLYARTASGDILLTTDEYISGFNQTSDGGLYWRYPFFPPEFDQHTPMPAINENEALVFYPNQHRDTVWHFWNSQWPRAVTSPQHTSYFAQISYRITGKAAIQIGIDFYGGSEGNTYRVLEAGVSDWGFETYTNAWKTITFDTKPAVTSLEGNDIKINDKKFEMLQSFPNPFNPRTTIELRLPQSGKLVVIIYNLKGERVAELFNSEVKGDNVILKFSGKSFASGVYFVRATFGESVITQRLLLMK, encoded by the coding sequence ATGTACCATCTGTTAGTTCTGTTGATTTTCGCTGCTTTGTCCATTTTTGATCACACCCTCGCCCAGCCGGAAGCTTTCTCCAATAGGATAACTATTGTTTTTCCTTATTTTGAGCCCGTAAATCCCGCTATCGTTACGAGTGGTAATTGGGATTTTACGCCGATGACAAAATTGTCATCAAACACCTATTCATTTGAAGCACAACAATTGAATGTAGGTGAGCCGTTTATGTTTTATGCACGTTATACACTACCGCCGTTTAATTCTGGCCAGCCATACTACGTTTCTACGAAAGAAGCGGGATTAAGCAGAATCATTTATGCCAAGGTTTATGTCAATGATGTACTTCTGAGTAATTCTTTTGTTCAATCGGATGGAAATATTCACTACAAGTTTTCATCAAATGGTTCAATTATGCCTGTGGATGATACGGGGCAGTCAATTGTCAATGATCGCATTCCGCCCGAAGTTCACTGGCCGTTTTACAAGATTCATTACCCGAACAATCCATCTCATTCGAATCCGGATATCAATCAGGTTGTTGCCTGGGCCACAGTAATTACAGATAATAATTATGATATGCCGGTTAAAGTTGAAATTGATTATCTGAGATTATATGCAAGAACAGCCTCAGGAGATATATTACTGACTACAGATGAATATATTTCAGGTTTTAATCAGACTTCTGATGGTGGACTATACTGGCGTTATCCATTTTTCCCTCCGGAGTTTGATCAACACACACCAATGCCGGCCATTAATGAAAACGAAGCATTAGTTTTTTATCCAAACCAACATCGAGATACGGTTTGGCATTTCTGGAATTCACAGTGGCCCAGAGCAGTAACTAGTCCGCAGCACACCTCATACTTTGCTCAGATTTCTTATCGCATTACCGGTAAAGCCGCAATTCAAATCGGTATTGATTTTTATGGTGGTAGCGAAGGTAATACTTACCGTGTTTTAGAGGCTGGTGTTAGTGATTGGGGTTTTGAGACTTACACTAATGCCTGGAAAACTATAACCTTTGATACCAAGCCAGCGGTAACATCTTTAGAAGGCAACGACATTAAAATAAACGATAAGAAATTCGAGATGTTGCAATCCTTCCCAAATCCTTTTAACCCAAGGACAACCATTGAGTTGCGTCTTCCTCAAAGCGGGAAATTAGTTGTAATTATATATAACCTAAAGGGGGAAAGAGTTGCTGAATTGTTTAATTCTGAAGTGAAGGGTGATAATGTTATTCTAAAGTTCAGTGGTAAAAGTTTTGCTTCTGGAGTGTATTTTGTTCGGGCAACATTTGGTGAATCAGTTATAACTCAGCGTTTGCTGTTGATGAAGTAA
- a CDS encoding M48 family metalloprotease, translating into MKLKKIIVSLSFIVITAFGISSCEDGINIFSDADDVQLGLEVSQEINNNSAEYPIYNADKSLKNYIVNNIFNEILASPKVAKKNIYKYSLEIVDNDSILNAFALPGGPVYVYTGLLKYLDSEAALAGVLGHEIAHAERRHATQRMTQYYGISVLFSLILGENPSQLAEIAANLFVGLAFLGNSRANEDESDEYSITYLRDTRFYPGGVKFFFEKLQADGLVTGGSGLETFFSTHPDPIDRIASANQRIQTLGLPQYRYSDNGTGIFRDEYQANIRSKLP; encoded by the coding sequence ATGAAACTCAAGAAAATCATTGTAAGCCTCTCGTTTATTGTAATAACGGCTTTTGGCATCTCTTCATGCGAAGACGGAATTAATATCTTCTCCGATGCTGATGATGTTCAGCTCGGTCTGGAGGTAAGCCAGGAGATCAACAACAATTCCGCGGAATATCCGATATATAATGCTGATAAATCGCTGAAGAATTACATTGTTAATAATATTTTTAATGAGATTCTTGCTTCTCCTAAAGTCGCGAAAAAGAACATCTACAAGTATTCGCTGGAGATTGTTGATAATGATTCAATCCTGAATGCATTTGCGCTCCCCGGAGGTCCGGTTTATGTTTATACCGGCCTGCTGAAATATCTTGATTCCGAAGCTGCGCTTGCAGGAGTGCTGGGTCATGAAATAGCACATGCTGAGCGCCGTCATGCAACTCAGAGAATGACGCAGTATTACGGCATCTCCGTGCTCTTCTCTCTGATCCTTGGTGAAAATCCCTCACAGCTCGCTGAGATTGCAGCCAACCTTTTTGTAGGTCTGGCATTCCTGGGCAACAGCCGCGCCAATGAGGATGAAAGTGATGAGTATTCAATCACCTATCTGCGGGATACCCGGTTTTACCCCGGAGGAGTGAAATTCTTCTTCGAAAAATTGCAGGCTGACGGGCTGGTAACCGGCGGTTCAGGCCTGGAGACCTTCTTTTCCACTCATCCTGACCCGATCGACCGGATCGCTTCGGCAAATCAGCGGATTCAGACTCTGGGGCTGCCTCAGTACCGCTATTCTGATAACGGAACCGGAATCTTCAGGGACGAGTACCAGGCAAATATCCGGAGCAAACTGCCCTGA
- the secG gene encoding preprotein translocase subunit SecG — protein sequence MYTLLMVLSIVVSVLLIGIVLVQASKGGGLSGTLGGAGQVGQVFGSRRTADFLSKTTWWLAGVLVILAVVINLFFLPSAELDNRDSIIQGSGSVPPSTSVPQAPPSGN from the coding sequence ATGTACACATTATTAATGGTGCTTTCAATAGTAGTATCCGTACTGCTCATCGGAATCGTTCTGGTTCAGGCGAGCAAAGGCGGAGGGCTTTCCGGTACCTTAGGCGGGGCCGGGCAGGTTGGCCAGGTTTTTGGCAGCCGCAGAACTGCGGACTTTCTGAGCAAAACCACCTGGTGGCTTGCAGGTGTGCTGGTTATTCTCGCTGTTGTTATCAATCTGTTCTTCCTTCCGAGTGCGGAACTTGATAACAGAGACAGTATTATCCAGGGTTCAGGCAGTGTTCCTCCGAGCACTTCGGTTCCTCAGGCGCCCCCTTCAGGAAACTAA
- a CDS encoding TIGR00730 family Rossman fold protein produces the protein MAEEKKKLKAYESLEFLHSPDARLIRIMSEYVEPEARFRKLNVWDTIVFFGSARLLPRKDALKNYNKIKSSDPKSTPNFAEQLRKSQVLLDMSKYYEDAVELSLRITRWSIDLGLDEKRFIVCTGGGPGLMEAANKGAKAAGGYSVGLNISLPFEQSGNKYVTQQLSFDFHYFFMRKFWFAYLAKALVAFPGGFGTMDELFEILTLVQTLKIKKKLSIVVYDEKYWKSLVNWDTLVEHGMINKEDLDLFKFCNTVDEAYDVITKHLEKYYLKRRRAESPISL, from the coding sequence ATGGCAGAAGAAAAAAAGAAGCTGAAAGCATACGAAAGTCTGGAATTCCTCCACTCTCCTGATGCTCGTCTGATCAGGATTATGTCAGAATATGTTGAACCTGAAGCCCGTTTCCGCAAACTTAACGTCTGGGATACTATTGTTTTCTTCGGTTCAGCCCGGTTGCTGCCCCGCAAGGATGCCCTGAAAAATTACAATAAGATAAAATCATCAGATCCAAAATCCACACCGAACTTTGCGGAACAGCTGCGTAAAAGCCAGGTGCTGCTTGATATGTCCAAATATTATGAAGATGCTGTTGAACTTTCGCTGAGAATTACCCGCTGGTCTATTGATCTTGGACTGGATGAAAAGCGCTTTATTGTGTGCACAGGGGGAGGCCCCGGGTTAATGGAGGCAGCAAACAAAGGAGCCAAAGCAGCAGGAGGATACTCTGTCGGACTGAATATCAGTCTTCCCTTTGAGCAGTCCGGAAATAAATACGTCACTCAGCAGCTTTCTTTTGATTTCCATTATTTCTTTATGAGAAAGTTCTGGTTTGCGTATCTGGCAAAAGCGCTGGTGGCATTCCCGGGCGGATTCGGCACTATGGATGAGCTCTTTGAAATCCTGACTCTGGTTCAGACCCTGAAGATTAAGAAAAAGCTAAGCATTGTGGTGTATGACGAAAAATACTGGAAATCTCTTGTTAACTGGGATACTCTGGTAGAGCACGGCATGATTAATAAAGAGGATCTTGATCTCTTTAAGTTCTGCAATACGGTTGATGAAGCATACGATGTGATAACAAAACACCTTGAAAAGTATTATTTAAAAAGACGCAGAGCGGAGTCGCCTATCAGTCTCTAA
- the dacB gene encoding D-alanyl-D-alanine carboxypeptidase/D-alanyl-D-alanine-endopeptidase, with amino-acid sequence MNFFLFFLLFSASLLAGGKTTILTAEKIDEILAKLPRGTKVSILAINPLTGDTIYQKNASDILIPASNTKLYTTFTAIEKLGKDFRLKTSLFTPDKSIEDGVIDGNLYIKGFGNPLLTSEDVLSMADELRAMGVMSINGDIIGDDSYFDKAYSREDWIEDEANLAPLAPVSALVVDRNKKQIVKVRRKRKRISYINVADPSLNAADILYKSLKEKGIYVGGRPAKGNTPEGSYELAYRSVTLQEVISIVNKRSDNFLAECLFKVVGAAESGTEGSGFHAAKAVKKFLDKNDIYDEGTEIVDGSGLSRFNLTSAAGLSSLLEWAYFHPDYFDNIYNSLSIAGVDGTLIGRMKSGSAMHNFRGKTGTLRGTSSVSGYLKTISGDDLIVSIIFFYQAKGQNYWKSVEDRIIGLLASEFIEYEEEFN; translated from the coding sequence ATGAATTTTTTTCTTTTTTTTCTTCTCTTTTCGGCATCTCTCTTAGCCGGAGGGAAAACAACCATATTAACCGCTGAAAAAATTGATGAGATACTCGCAAAACTCCCGCGCGGAACAAAGGTCTCTATTCTCGCAATAAATCCTCTTACCGGAGATACCATTTACCAGAAGAACGCCAGCGACATTCTGATTCCGGCTTCAAACACCAAACTCTACACCACCTTCACAGCAATAGAAAAGCTTGGCAAGGATTTCCGGCTCAAGACTTCCCTTTTCACCCCAGATAAATCCATCGAAGACGGGGTGATTGACGGCAATCTTTATATTAAAGGATTTGGTAATCCCCTCCTGACCTCGGAGGATGTCCTCTCGATGGCAGACGAACTCCGTGCGATGGGCGTTATGAGTATCAATGGTGATATTATCGGGGATGACAGTTATTTTGATAAAGCCTATTCCCGTGAGGACTGGATTGAGGATGAGGCAAACCTTGCACCCCTTGCACCGGTTTCAGCACTGGTGGTTGACAGAAATAAGAAGCAGATTGTTAAAGTCCGCCGGAAGAGAAAAAGAATCAGTTATATCAACGTGGCTGACCCGTCGCTTAATGCTGCGGATATTCTCTATAAGTCACTCAAAGAAAAAGGCATCTATGTAGGAGGCCGGCCGGCAAAAGGGAATACACCGGAGGGTTCTTATGAACTTGCTTACAGAAGTGTCACTCTTCAGGAGGTAATTTCAATCGTCAATAAACGGAGTGATAATTTTCTCGCGGAATGCCTCTTTAAGGTTGTCGGCGCGGCAGAAAGCGGAACTGAAGGAAGCGGTTTTCATGCGGCAAAAGCGGTGAAAAAGTTTCTTGATAAAAATGATATTTATGATGAAGGCACTGAGATAGTTGACGGATCCGGACTATCCCGTTTTAATCTTACCTCAGCAGCCGGACTCTCCAGCCTGCTTGAATGGGCATACTTTCATCCGGATTATTTTGACAATATATATAACAGTCTTTCAATTGCCGGAGTGGACGGCACACTTATCGGCAGGATGAAAAGCGGTTCAGCAATGCATAATTTCAGGGGTAAAACCGGTACTCTGCGCGGAACCTCATCAGTATCCGGATATCTGAAAACCATATCGGGGGATGATCTTATCGTATCAATTATCTTCTTTTATCAGGCCAAAGGGCAAAACTACTGGAAGTCCGTAGAGGACAGAATAATAGGGCTGCTGGCTTCTGAATTCATTGAATACGAAGAAGAATTTAATTGA
- the rpsU gene encoding 30S ribosomal protein S21, which yields MVGITLQENENIDKALKRFKKKYERSGVLKEFKKRTFFVKPSVKKRMEKIKAARRAYRMDQLSD from the coding sequence GTGGTAGGTATTACCTTACAGGAAAACGAGAATATTGATAAGGCGTTAAAGCGCTTTAAGAAAAAATATGAACGTTCCGGTGTACTGAAGGAGTTCAAGAAAAGAACATTCTTCGTAAAACCTTCTGTTAAAAAGAGAATGGAAAAGATTAAAGCTGCACGCAGAGCGTACAGAATGGATCAGCTTTCAGACTAA